The region CGAACGTGCTCTCGGGGAGCGCGAAGGCGGCGGGCAGCAGGCTCGCCCCATCGCCGCAGCCGACTTCGAGCACGCGGCATGCTGCCACCGGCGCAGGCTCCAGCCCGAAGAGCCGAGCGTGCGTCGCCAGCCGGTCCGGGTGAAGTTGCGGCAGCGCGACGCTGCGATAGCGGACGCGGTCGTAGGCATGCATACGTTCAGCCCTCGCTAGTAGTAGCTCTCGATCCCGTACCCGAACTGCTTCCCGGCCGCGCACTTGTCCACGAGATGCGCCAGCCGCTTGGCGAACACGTCAGGCTGCGCCCGCGCTCCGTCGACGTAGGCTGCACGAATCCGCTGATAGGACGGCGACGTGGATTGGAAGAAGTCCCACGCGCCCGCTTCGCGTTGCAGCGCGGCTCGGATATCGTCCGGGATGTGGAAGTCCTCGGCCCGCACGTCGCACACCGCCTCCGCCACGGACGCGACGACGCGGTCCCGGTCGAGCAGTCGGGCCAGGCGCTCTTTGTTCAGCTGCGAGTAGCCGCTCGTCGGCCTCCGCGGTGTGTACCGTTGGGCAAAGCGTTCGTCGTCGATCCCCTTCCGCGTGCTGTCGATCCACCCGAAGCAGAGCGCTTCTTCGACGGCGTCGTTGTACGGAACGCTCGGCCGCCCGACGTGCTGCCGGTACGACACGAGCCAGATCTCCGACGTCGTCTCGTGGTGCGCGGCGAGCCATGCGCGCCAGGCCTCGCGGGTCGCCACGTAGAGGGTTTCCGTGATGTCCATCAGCCGTTGATCATCGGGAGGTTGAAGCCGCGCTTCGGCATTCGGCGTGCCGGTCCGGTGGGTCCCCGCCTGTGCGGGGATGACTTGGGTAAAGGTGGAACTGCCTTCGGCATCGCAGTGCATACGTTCGTTGCACCTTCGGTCAGTTGGAACGCCCTCCCCAAGATGACACTATTGCATCGAGCCAGAACACTGCCAGCAGAAGCGCTGAGAAGACGAGCCAGATCAGCGTCCCGTAAAAGACGAAAGCCAGAATGGAACCGGATGCCCACTCGACCCAACTCGTCTCAACCGGCCACTCTTGCACAGCAGAGCCTACGGCGGCGATAGTCATCACAACGATCGTAAAGATCCCTGTCCAAAAGACGATCGTAAGAGGTCGAGCTTTCATCACGGGAAGTTGTTACCCGTTGATCATCGGGAGATCGACGCCGCGCTCGTTGGCGGTGTCGACGGCGAGGTCGTAGCCGGCGTCGGCGTGGCGCATGACGCCGGTGCCGGGGTCGGCGGTGAGGACGCGGGCGAGGCGGCGCCCGGCGCTCGCGGTGCCGTCGGCGACGCAGACCATCCCGCTGTGGATCGAGTAGCCGATGCCGACGCCGCCGCCGTGGTGGAGGCTGACCCAACTCGCCCCGCACGCCGTGTTGAGGAGCGCGTTGAGGAGCGGCCAGTCGGCAATCGCGTCGGAGCCGTCCTTCATCGCCTCGGTCTCGCGGTTCGGGCTCGCGACGGAGCCGGTGTCGAGGTGGTCGCGGCCGATCACGAGCGGGGCCTCGACTTTCCCTTTCTCGACGAGCCAGTTGAAGCGCTCCCCCATCTCGGCGCGCTCGCCGTATTCGAGCCAGCAGATCCGCGCCGGCAGGCCCTGGAAGTGGACCTTCGCCTGCGCCTTACGAATCCACCGCGCGAGCGCCTCGTTCTCGGGGAAGGTGTCGAGCACGGCCGCGTCGGTCGCCGCGATGTCGGCGGGGTTGCCGGAGAGGGCGGCCCAGCGGAACGGGCCGGAGCCCTTGCAGAAGAGCGGGCGGATGAACTCCGGCACGAAGCCGGGGATCTCGAACGCCTCCGTCATCCCCCGGTGGTCGGCGACCTGCCCGCGGAGGTTGTTGCCGTAGTCGAACACGACGGCGCCCTCGCGTTGTAGCGCCAGCATCGCCTCGACGTGGCGCTGCATCGAGTCGAGCACGGCAGCATCATAGCCTTCGGCATCGCGCGTGCGAAAGTCCTCGGCCTCGTCCAGTGCATAGCCCGCCGGGATATAGCCGACGCGGAGGTCGTGCGCGCTCGTCTGGTCGGTGACGACATCGGGCACGACGCCGCGCCGCACGAGTTCGGGCAGCACCTCGGCGACGTTCCCGACGAGCCCGACGGAGAGCGCCTCGCCCTTCCGCTTCGCATCGAGCACGGCGTCGAGCGCGGCGTCGAGGTCGGTCTCGATCCGGTCGCAGTAGCCGGTCTCGACGCGCCGCTCGATCCGCACCGGGTCCACGTCGATGCCGAGGAAGGCCGCGCCGTTCATCGTCGCCGCGAGCGGCTGCGCGCCGCCCATCCCGCCGAGCCCGGCCGTGACGACAAGCCGGCCCGCGAGCGAGCCGTCGAAGTGCTGCCGCGCGCACTCGGCGAAGGTCTCGTACGTCCCCTGCAGGATGCCCTGCGTGCCGATGTAGATCCACGAGCCCGCCGTCATCTGCCCGTACATCGTCAGCCCGAGCGCTTCGAGGCGGCGGAACTCGCTCCACGTCGCCCACTTCGGCACGAGGTGGCTGTTGGCGATGAGCACGCGTGGCGCCTCGTCGTGCGTGCGGAAGACACCGACGGGCTTCCCGCTCTGCACCAGCAGCGTTTCGTCGTTCTCCAGCCGCCGCAGCGTCTCGACGATCTTGTGGAAGCTCGGCCAGTCGCGCGCCGCCTTCCCGCTGCCGCCGTAGACGATGAGGTTCTCGGGCCGCTCGGCGACGGCCGGGTCGAGGTTGTTCATCAGCATGCGGAGGGCGGCCTCCTGATGCCAGCCTTTGCACGAGAGCGTGGTCCCGCGCGGGGCACGGACAGTGACAGCGGTTTCCATCGGAGAATGGGAATTTGCGAGGAGGTAGGCTGGAAGGTAGAGACGCAGCATGCTGCGTCTGTACGGGATGGCGTGTCTGTACGGCGTAGCGATGCCGGGTCAGTGCGCGCCCGCTTCGACGCCCTCCTGCCGGTGGCGCTCCTTCCAGTTCTCGAACGCGTCGTCGACGTAGGCGACGCAGAACCCGTGCGCGGCGAGGAGCGCGCTCGCGACGGCGCTGCGGACGCCGCTCTGGCAGTGGACGAGCAACGTCTTGTCGCGCGGCAGCTCGTCGAGCCGGTCGAGGAGGCGGACGTGGGGGATGTGGATCGCGCCAGGGAGATGCTTCTGGTCCCACTCCTCCTGCCGCCGCACGTCGAGCACGGCGGCGTTCGTGTAGTGGCGGCGGCCATCGACCTCATCGAAGTCGATCGTTTTGAGCATATTCAGCTTGTCGTTCCCGTCGCCGTAGCTCTCCAGCGTGCGGGGCTCGATCACGCCGCGCACGTCGTCGAGCCCGATGCGGACGAGGGCGCGGACGGCTTCCTCCGCCCGTTCGTGCTCCACAACGAGGTAGATCGGCGTGCCGGCCGGGACGTACGAGCCGGCGACCGTCGGGAAGCTGTCGTCGAGCGGGGCGAGGAGCGATGCGGGGAGGTGCCCGCGCACGAACACGCTCCGCGGTCGCGTGTCGATCACGACGCAGTCGTCGCACCCGCACAGCGTGCCGAGCGCGGAGGCCATCATCGAGCGGGGCCGGGGGAGCGCGCCGAGGAGCGACGGTCCCTGCTTGTTCTGCCGCTTCATCCGGGCGAAGTAGAGCGGCGGCTCGGGCTGCCCTTCGAGGATCTCTTTAACGAAGGCGTCTTCCCCCTCCTTTGCCGCCTGCACGGCCGCATTGAACTTCATTTCATAGCCGAGGGTCGACTGCGGGACTGCGCCGAGCGCTTTGCCGCACGCGCTGCCCGCGCCGTGGCCGGGCCAGATCTGGAGGAAGTCCGGCAACCCCTTCAGCTTCTGCAACGAGTCGAACAGCTCGTGGGCCGCGGGCTCCTGCGCGCCCTCCTGTCCCGCCGCCGTCTCCAGCAAGTCCGGCCGGCCGAGGTCGCCGACGAACACGAAGTCGCCGGAGGCGAGGCCGAGGGGTTCGTCCGCCCCGCCGCCCTCGTCGGTGATGAGGAAGCTGAGGTGCTCGGGCGTGTGGCCCGGCGTGTGGACGGCTTTGATCTTGATGTTGCCCACCGCGAAGGTGTCGCCGTCGCGGAGCAGCTCCACATCGTAGCCCTTGCCCCATCCATAGGTCCAGTCCGGCCCGCCCTCGCCGGAGAGGTAGACCTTCACGCCGTGCTGCTTGGCGAACTCGCGCGCGCCCGAGAGGAAGTCGGCGTGGATGTGCGTCTCGGCGACGGCCGTGATCGTCAGCCCCTCGGCTCCGGCCGCTTCGACGTAGCGGTCGATGTCGCGCTCGGGGTCGATGACGAGCGCGGTCTTCGTCTTCTGGCAGCCGATGAGGTAGGCGTACT is a window of Rhodothermales bacterium DNA encoding:
- a CDS encoding YdeI/OmpD-associated family protein encodes the protein MHCDAEGSSTFTQVIPAQAGTHRTGTPNAEARLQPPDDQRLMDITETLYVATREAWRAWLAAHHETTSEIWLVSYRQHVGRPSVPYNDAVEEALCFGWIDSTRKGIDDERFAQRYTPRRPTSGYSQLNKERLARLLDRDRVVASVAEAVCDVRAEDFHIPDDIRAALQREAGAWDFFQSTSPSYQRIRAAYVDGARAQPDVFAKRLAHLVDKCAAGKQFGYGIESYY
- the hutU gene encoding urocanate hydratase, encoding METAVTVRAPRGTTLSCKGWHQEAALRMLMNNLDPAVAERPENLIVYGGSGKAARDWPSFHKIVETLRRLENDETLLVQSGKPVGVFRTHDEAPRVLIANSHLVPKWATWSEFRRLEALGLTMYGQMTAGSWIYIGTQGILQGTYETFAECARQHFDGSLAGRLVVTAGLGGMGGAQPLAATMNGAAFLGIDVDPVRIERRVETGYCDRIETDLDAALDAVLDAKRKGEALSVGLVGNVAEVLPELVRRGVVPDVVTDQTSAHDLRVGYIPAGYALDEAEDFRTRDAEGYDAAVLDSMQRHVEAMLALQREGAVVFDYGNNLRGQVADHRGMTEAFEIPGFVPEFIRPLFCKGSGPFRWAALSGNPADIAATDAAVLDTFPENEALARWIRKAQAKVHFQGLPARICWLEYGERAEMGERFNWLVEKGKVEAPLVIGRDHLDTGSVASPNRETEAMKDGSDAIADWPLLNALLNTACGASWVSLHHGGGVGIGYSIHSGMVCVADGTASAGRRLARVLTADPGTGVMRHADAGYDLAVDTANERGVDLPMING
- a CDS encoding rhodanese-like domain-containing protein is translated as MLFRQIFDPHLAQYAYLIGCQKTKTALVIDPERDIDRYVEAAGAEGLTITAVAETHIHADFLSGAREFAKQHGVKVYLSGEGGPDWTYGWGKGYDVELLRDGDTFAVGNIKIKAVHTPGHTPEHLSFLITDEGGGADEPLGLASGDFVFVGDLGRPDLLETAAGQEGAQEPAAHELFDSLQKLKGLPDFLQIWPGHGAGSACGKALGAVPQSTLGYEMKFNAAVQAAKEGEDAFVKEILEGQPEPPLYFARMKRQNKQGPSLLGALPRPRSMMASALGTLCGCDDCVVIDTRPRSVFVRGHLPASLLAPLDDSFPTVAGSYVPAGTPIYLVVEHERAEEAVRALVRIGLDDVRGVIEPRTLESYGDGNDKLNMLKTIDFDEVDGRRHYTNAAVLDVRRQEEWDQKHLPGAIHIPHVRLLDRLDELPRDKTLLVHCQSGVRSAVASALLAAHGFCVAYVDDAFENWKERHRQEGVEAGAH